In Streptomyces sp. SN-593, a single genomic region encodes these proteins:
- a CDS encoding sensor histidine kinase, with the protein MPADRTTAGGQLPRLRLDELLEELQVRIDAVRGTRDRVHTLLEAVLSVGRDLDLRQVLRRIVETAAALVDAEYGALGVIGEDDRLAEFLTVGVSPQQAEAIGPLPSGHGILGELIRHPAPLRLRELSEHPASHGFPAHHPPMHSFLGVPVRVREEVFGNLYLTGKRGGREFDGEDETLLSTLAVAAGVAIENARLYKAARDGQQWMSANAEVVGALLSGADEREVLRLIAEHGRRNLDADLAVVALPVSGTGDLQEVIAVGVDADAHRGLVLPREGSFMGAAMQARQPLTTRRIATDPRASAGPPRWAGLGPVVAVPMVTDDGVRGALLLGRAAGSAAFTEAETSPLLGFAGQAALALELAERRRAAEQVALLEDRDRIARDLHDLAIQRLFATGMTLQSALRFVEHPEAEERLVRAVDDLDETIKIIRSTIFGLRARDAGPGGHGLRARVSAAVEQAARPLGFTPALRMEGLIDTDVPAPAADEALAVVTEALSNVARHAHARSGEVSLVAGSGVLTVSVTDDGVGTPEGGRRSGLRNLAERAEHLGGEMTLGAGAGGGTRLVWRVPTAGPAATPPPTTPSPTARAAATPPPTARADGP; encoded by the coding sequence GTGCCTGCGGATCGGACCACTGCGGGCGGGCAGTTGCCGCGGCTGCGACTCGACGAGCTGCTGGAGGAGCTCCAGGTCAGGATCGACGCCGTGCGGGGCACCCGGGACCGCGTCCACACCCTGCTCGAAGCGGTGCTGTCCGTCGGACGGGACCTGGACCTCCGCCAGGTGCTGCGGCGCATCGTGGAGACGGCCGCGGCGCTGGTGGACGCGGAGTACGGCGCGCTGGGCGTGATCGGCGAGGACGACCGGCTCGCGGAGTTCCTGACCGTGGGCGTCTCCCCGCAGCAGGCCGAGGCGATCGGCCCGCTGCCGTCGGGCCACGGCATCCTCGGCGAACTCATCCGCCACCCCGCGCCCTTGCGGCTGCGGGAGCTGTCCGAGCACCCGGCGTCCCACGGCTTCCCTGCGCACCACCCGCCGATGCACTCCTTCCTCGGCGTGCCCGTCCGGGTGCGGGAGGAGGTCTTCGGCAACCTCTACCTGACCGGGAAGCGCGGCGGGCGGGAGTTCGACGGCGAGGACGAGACGCTGCTGTCGACGCTCGCGGTCGCCGCAGGCGTGGCGATCGAGAACGCCCGGCTCTACAAGGCGGCCCGCGACGGCCAGCAGTGGATGTCGGCCAACGCCGAGGTGGTCGGCGCGCTGCTGTCGGGGGCGGACGAGAGGGAGGTCCTGCGGCTGATCGCGGAGCACGGGCGCCGCAACCTCGACGCGGACCTCGCCGTCGTGGCACTGCCGGTGAGCGGGACCGGCGACCTCCAGGAGGTGATCGCCGTCGGCGTGGACGCGGACGCGCACCGGGGCCTGGTGCTGCCGCGTGAGGGCAGCTTCATGGGGGCCGCGATGCAGGCGCGGCAGCCCCTGACCACCCGCCGGATCGCGACGGACCCGCGGGCGAGCGCGGGCCCGCCCCGCTGGGCCGGTCTCGGCCCCGTGGTCGCGGTGCCGATGGTCACCGACGACGGGGTGCGCGGCGCGCTGCTGCTGGGCCGCGCGGCCGGCTCGGCGGCCTTCACCGAGGCCGAGACGTCGCCGCTGCTCGGCTTCGCCGGCCAGGCCGCGCTCGCGCTGGAACTGGCCGAACGCCGCCGCGCCGCCGAGCAGGTGGCGCTCCTGGAGGACCGCGACCGGATCGCCCGGGACCTGCACGACCTGGCCATCCAGCGGCTGTTCGCCACCGGCATGACGCTCCAGAGCGCCCTGCGCTTCGTCGAGCACCCGGAGGCGGAGGAGCGCCTGGTGCGCGCGGTGGACGACCTCGACGAGACGATCAAGATCATCCGCTCGACGATCTTCGGCCTGCGGGCACGGGACGCCGGGCCCGGCGGGCACGGCCTGCGGGCCCGGGTCTCCGCCGCTGTCGAACAGGCCGCCCGGCCGCTCGGGTTCACGCCCGCCCTGCGGATGGAGGGGCTGATCGACACCGACGTGCCCGCGCCGGCGGCCGACGAGGCCCTCGCCGTGGTCACCGAGGCCCTGTCCAATGTCGCCCGCCACGCGCACGCCCGCTCCGGGGAGGTCTCGCTCGTCGCCGGCTCCGGTGTGCTGACCGTCAGCGTGACCGACGACGGCGTCGGAACCCCGGAGGGCGGGCGCCGCAGCGGCCTGCGCAACCTCGCCGAACGGGCCGAACACCTCGGCGGGGAGATGACACTCGGCGCCGGGGCGGGCGGGGGCACCCGCCTGGTGTGGCGCGTGCCGACCGCCGGGCCCGCGGCAACCCCTCCCCCGACCACCCCTTCCCCGACCGCCCGGGCCGCGGCAACCCCTCCCCCGACCGCCCGGGCCGACGGCCCCTGA
- the rraA gene encoding ribonuclease E activity regulator RraA yields MPADPTSWSTADLCDAHEGTIGACTGQFTLYGGHRAFRGTVATVRCEDDNVLARQAMSEPGAGRVLVVDGGGSLRCALMGDQMAEVALANGWAGVVVNGAVRDTALLRRLPLGVAALGSNPLRSGKQGTGRRDGEVSFGGVTFRPGATVYVDEDGVVVLP; encoded by the coding sequence GTGCCCGCTGACCCGACGTCCTGGTCCACCGCCGACCTCTGCGACGCGCACGAGGGAACGATCGGCGCCTGCACCGGCCAGTTCACGCTGTACGGCGGGCACCGCGCCTTCCGCGGGACCGTCGCGACCGTGCGGTGCGAGGACGACAACGTCCTGGCCCGCCAGGCGATGTCCGAACCCGGCGCGGGCCGGGTGCTCGTCGTGGACGGCGGCGGCTCGCTGCGCTGCGCCCTGATGGGCGACCAGATGGCCGAGGTGGCGCTGGCCAACGGCTGGGCCGGGGTCGTGGTCAACGGCGCGGTCCGCGACACCGCCCTGCTGCGCCGGCTGCCGCTCGGCGTCGCCGCACTGGGCTCCAACCCCCTGCGGAGCGGCAAGCAGGGCACCGGCCGGCGCGACGGCGAGGTCTCCTTCGGCGGCGTCACCTTCCGGCCCGGCGCCACCGTGTACGTCGACGAGGACGGCGTCGTGGTCCTTCCCTGA